The following coding sequences lie in one Notolabrus celidotus isolate fNotCel1 chromosome 6, fNotCel1.pri, whole genome shotgun sequence genomic window:
- the LOC117814692 gene encoding E3 ubiquitin-protein ligase TRIM21-like isoform X1, translating into MSAASCLLTEDQFLCSICLDVFTDPVTLSCGHNFCKSCITEHWDVKVQHDCPNCKKVFNTKPELHVNTFISEMAAQFRQSAQQEASSSSSEQQVSKPGEVPCDVCTGTKLKALKSCLVCLVSYCETHLEPHLTASRLKRHQLIDPVENLEGRMCEKHDKLLELFCKNDQMCVCMMCSVKDHKTHDVVPLREGYEGKKAELGKTEAEIQQMIQKRRLKLEEFKQSVELSKKNADREMAEGVQVFSALMETVERRLNNLMDTIKEKQRETEEQAEGFIKELQQEISELEKRSSEVKKLSRSEDHLHLLQNITALNAAPPTKNWTGVRVHPPSYEGTVVRAVKQLEETLSEQMKKLFEAKMKRVQQYEVDLTLDPDTAHPDLILSDDGKQVHDSDVRKNLPNNPERFDYCPCVLSKQSFSSGRFYFEVQVKGKTGWDLGVVRESINRKGKITASPQNGFWTIWLRNENEYKALADPRVRLFLQSDPEKVGVFVDYEEGLVSFYDVDAAALIYSFTGCSFTEKLYPYFSPCPNYGGKNSAPLIISPVN; encoded by the exons ATGTCTGCTGCCAGCTGTCTGCTGACTGAAGATCAGTTCCTGtgctccatctgtctggatgtgttcactgatccTGTCACCTTATCATGTGGACACAACTTCTGTAAAAGCTGCATCACTGAACACTGGGATGTTAAAGTCCAACATGATTGTCCAAACTGTAAAAAGGTTTTCAACACCAAACCTGAGCTACACGTCAACACCTTCATCTCTGAGATG GCTGCTCAGTTCAGACAGTCAGCTCAACaggaagccagcagcagcagctcagagcaaCAAGTTTCCAAACCAGGAGAAGTTCCCTGTGACGTCTGCACTGGAACCAAACTGAAGGCCCTGAAGTCCTGCCTGGTGTGTCTGGTTTCTTACTGTGAGACTCACCTGGAGCCTCACCTGACAGCTTCACGTCTGAAGAGACATCAGCTGATCGACCCTGTGGAGAACCTGGAAGGCAGGATGTGTGAGAAGCACGACAAACTGCTGGAGCTGTTCTGTAAGAACGaccagatgtgtgtctgcatgatgTGCAGCGTTAAAGACCACAAGACTCATGATGTTGTTCCTCTGAGAGAAGGATATGAAGGAAAGAAGGCCGAGCTGGggaagacagaggctgaaattcagcagatgatccagaagagacgACTGAAGCTTGAagagttcaaacagtcagtggaGCTCAGCAAGAagaatgcagacagagagatggcagAAGGTGTTCAGGTCTTCAGCGCTCTGATGGAGACTGTTGAGAGACGCCTAAATAATCTGATGGACACgatcaaagagaagcagagagagacggaggaacaGGCTGAAGGCTTCATCAAAGAGCTGCAACAGGAAATCTCTGAGCTGGAGAAGAGAAGCTCTGAAGTGAAGAAGCTCTCACGCTCTGaagaccacctccacctcctccaaaacatcaCGGCCCTGAACGCTGCTCCACCCACCAAGAACTGGACTGGAGTCAGAGTCCATCCACCTTCATATGAGGGGACTGTGGTGAGAgctgtgaagcagctggaggagacgctcagtgaacagatgaagaagctgtttgaggccaagaTGAAGAGAGTCCAGCAGTATGAGGTGGATCTGACTCTTGATCCTGATACAGCACATCctgatctcatcctgtctgatgATGGAAAACAAGTTCATGACAGTGATGTGAGGAAGAATCTCCCAAACAATCCAGAGAGATTTGATTATTGTCCATGTGTCTTATCAAAGCAGAGTTTCTCTTCAGGCAGATTTTACTTCGAGGTTCAGGTTAAAGGGAAGACTGGGTGGGATTTAGGAGTGGTCAGAGAGTCGATCAACAGGAAGGGAAAAATCACAGCAAGTCCTCAGAATGGTTTCTGGACGATATGGTTGAGGAATGAAAATGAGTACAAAGCTCTTGCTGACCCTAGAGTCCGTCTCTTTCTGCAGTCTGATCCTGAGAAGGTGGGGGTGTTTGTGGACTATGAGGAGGGTCTGGTCTCCTTTTATGACGttgatgctgcagctctgatctaCTCCTTCACTGGCTGCTCCTTCACTGAGAAACTCTACCCATACTTTAGTCCCTGTCCTAATTATGGAGGTAaaaactctgctcctctgatcaTCTCTCCTGTCAACTAA
- the LOC117814696 gene encoding E3 ubiquitin-protein ligase TRIM21-like, whose amino-acid sequence MTGLKRHQLIDPVENLEGRMCEKHDKLLELFCKNDQMCVCALCSVTDHKTHDVVPLREEYEGKKAELGKTEAEIQKMIQKRRLKLEEFKQSVELSKKNADREMAEGVQVFSALMETVERRLNNLTDTIKEKQREMEEQAEGFIKELQQEISELEKRSSEVKKLSRSEDHLHLLQNITALNAAPPTKNWTGVRVHPPSYEGTVVRAVKQLEETLSEQMKKLFEAELKRVQQYEVDLTLDPDTAHPDLILSDDGKQVHHSDVRKNLQNNSERFSLYAIAFKRNSALIRPYMVYNPERFDRCVIVLSKQSFSSGRFYFEVQVKGKTEWALGVARESINWKGLITLSPQNGFWTICLRNKNEYTALDDPRVRLSLQSDPEKVGVFVDYEEGLVSFYDVDAAALIYSFTGCSFTEKLYPYFGPCNNDGGINSAPLIISPVNQTEESNH is encoded by the coding sequence ATGACAGGTCTGAAGAGACATCAGCTGATCGACCCTGTGGAGAACCTGGAAGGCAGGATGTGTGAGAAGCACGACAAACTGCTGGAGCTGTTCTGTAAGAACGACCAGATGTGTGTCTGCGCGCTGTGCAGCGTTACAGACCACAAGACTCATGATGTTGTTCCTCTGAGAGAAGAATATGAAGGAAAGAAGGCCGAGCTGGggaagacagaggctgaaattcagaagatgatccagaagagacgACTGAAGCTTGAagagttcaaacagtcagtggaGCTCAGCAAGAagaatgcagacagagagatggcagAAGGTGTTCAGGTCTTCAGCGCTCTGATGGAGACTGTTGAGAGACGCCTAAATAATCTGACGGACACgatcaaagagaagcagagagagatggaggaacaGGCTGAAGGCTTCATCAAAGAGCTGCAACAGGAAATCTCTGAGCTGGAGAAGAGAAGCTCTGAAGTGAAGAAGCTCTCACGCTCTGaagaccacctccacctcctccaaaacatcaCGGCCCTGAACGCTGCTCCACCCACCAAGAACTGGACTGGAGTCAGAGTCCATCCACCTTCATATGAGGGGACTGTGGTGAGAgctgtgaagcagctggaggagacgctcagTGAACAGATGAAGAAGCTGTTTGAGGCCGAGCTGAAGAGAGTCCAGCAGTATGAGGTGGATCTGACTCTTGATCCTGATACAGCACATCctgatctcatcctgtctgatgATGGAAAACAAGTTCATCACAGTGATGTGAGGAAGAATCTCCAAAACAATTCAGAGAGATTTAGTTTATATGCTATAGCATTTAAGAGAAACTCTGCTTTGATAAGACCATATATGGTCTACAATCCAGAGAGATTTGATCGTTGTGTTATTGTCTTATCAAAGCAGAGTTTCTCTTCAGGCAGATTTTACTTCGAGGTTCAGGTTAAAGGGAAGACTGAGTGGGCTTTAGGAGTGGCCAGAGAGTCGATCAACTGGAAGGGACTAATCACACTGAGTCCTCAGAATGGTTTCTGGACAATATGTTTGAGGAATAAAAATGAGTACACAGCTCTTGATGACCCTAGagtccgtctctctctgcagtctgatcCTGAGAAGGTGGGGGTGTTTGTGGACTATGAGGAGGGTCTGGTCTCCTTTTATGACGttgatgctgcagctctgatctaCTCCTTCACTGGCTGCTCCTTCACTGAGAAACTCTACCCATACTTTGGTCCCTGTAACAATGATGGAGGTAtaaactctgctcctctgatcaTCTCTCCTGTCAACCAAACTGAGGAGAGCAACCACTGA
- the LOC117814692 gene encoding E3 ubiquitin-protein ligase TRIM21-like isoform X2 — MSAASCFHTEDQFLCSICLDVFTDPVSTPCGHNFCKSCITAHWDVKVPHDCPNCKEVFKTRPELKVNTFISEMAAQFRQSAQQEASSSSSEQQVSKPGEVPCDVCTGTKLKALKSCLVCLVSYCETHLEPHLTASRLKRHQLIDPVENLEGRMCEKHDKLLELFCKNDQMCVCMMCSVKDHKTHDVVPLREGYEGKKAELGKTEAEIQQMIQKRRLKLEEFKQSVELSKKNADREMAEGVQVFSALMETVERRLNNLMDTIKEKQRETEEQAEGFIKELQQEISELEKRSSEVKKLSRSEDHLHLLQNITALNAAPPTKNWTGVRVHPPSYEGTVVRAVKQLEETLSEQMKKLFEAKMKRVQQYEVDLTLDPDTAHPDLILSDDGKQVHDSDVRKNLPNNPERFDYCPCVLSKQSFSSGRFYFEVQVKGKTGWDLGVVRESINRKGKITASPQNGFWTIWLRNENEYKALADPRVRLFLQSDPEKVGVFVDYEEGLVSFYDVDAAALIYSFTGCSFTEKLYPYFSPCPNYGGKNSAPLIISPVN; from the coding sequence ATGTCTGCTGCCAGCTGTTTTCATACTGAAGATCAGTTCCTGtgctccatctgtctggatgtgttcactgatccTGTCAGCACACCATGTGGACACAACTTCTGTAAAAGCTGCATCACTGCACACTGGGATGTTAAAGTCCCACATGATTGTCCAAACTgtaaagaggtttttaaaacaagACCTGAGCTGAAGGTCAACACCTTCATCTCTGAGATGGCTGCTCAGTTCAGACAGTCAGCTCAACaggaagccagcagcagcagctcagagcaaCAAGTTTCCAAACCAGGAGAAGTTCCCTGTGACGTCTGCACTGGAACCAAACTGAAGGCCCTGAAGTCCTGCCTGGTGTGTCTGGTTTCTTACTGTGAGACTCACCTGGAGCCTCACCTGACAGCTTCACGTCTGAAGAGACATCAGCTGATCGACCCTGTGGAGAACCTGGAAGGCAGGATGTGTGAGAAGCACGACAAACTGCTGGAGCTGTTCTGTAAGAACGaccagatgtgtgtctgcatgatgTGCAGCGTTAAAGACCACAAGACTCATGATGTTGTTCCTCTGAGAGAAGGATATGAAGGAAAGAAGGCCGAGCTGGggaagacagaggctgaaattcagcagatgatccagaagagacgACTGAAGCTTGAagagttcaaacagtcagtggaGCTCAGCAAGAagaatgcagacagagagatggcagAAGGTGTTCAGGTCTTCAGCGCTCTGATGGAGACTGTTGAGAGACGCCTAAATAATCTGATGGACACgatcaaagagaagcagagagagacggaggaacaGGCTGAAGGCTTCATCAAAGAGCTGCAACAGGAAATCTCTGAGCTGGAGAAGAGAAGCTCTGAAGTGAAGAAGCTCTCACGCTCTGaagaccacctccacctcctccaaaacatcaCGGCCCTGAACGCTGCTCCACCCACCAAGAACTGGACTGGAGTCAGAGTCCATCCACCTTCATATGAGGGGACTGTGGTGAGAgctgtgaagcagctggaggagacgctcagtgaacagatgaagaagctgtttgaggccaagaTGAAGAGAGTCCAGCAGTATGAGGTGGATCTGACTCTTGATCCTGATACAGCACATCctgatctcatcctgtctgatgATGGAAAACAAGTTCATGACAGTGATGTGAGGAAGAATCTCCCAAACAATCCAGAGAGATTTGATTATTGTCCATGTGTCTTATCAAAGCAGAGTTTCTCTTCAGGCAGATTTTACTTCGAGGTTCAGGTTAAAGGGAAGACTGGGTGGGATTTAGGAGTGGTCAGAGAGTCGATCAACAGGAAGGGAAAAATCACAGCAAGTCCTCAGAATGGTTTCTGGACGATATGGTTGAGGAATGAAAATGAGTACAAAGCTCTTGCTGACCCTAGAGTCCGTCTCTTTCTGCAGTCTGATCCTGAGAAGGTGGGGGTGTTTGTGGACTATGAGGAGGGTCTGGTCTCCTTTTATGACGttgatgctgcagctctgatctaCTCCTTCACTGGCTGCTCCTTCACTGAGAAACTCTACCCATACTTTAGTCCCTGTCCTAATTATGGAGGTAaaaactctgctcctctgatcaTCTCTCCTGTCAACTAA